TCGCGCGCGTCGTTGGATAGAGCGACGAGGATAACCATCCCAAGCAGGACTAGCGTGGCGATCAGTGCGGCTCCGGCGGCCCCACGCCACGCCAGTCGATCCGGGCTTCGTCGCCGCTGTCGTTCATCGGGTCACTCTAGCCCCGACCAAGGCGGCGCGAAAGAGTCGGTAATGCTCAGGATATGCAGCCGGTCGCGCGTCCGGCGCGTTCGAACATGCCGAGAATCTCGCCGACCTGTTCGGTTGAATGTTCGGCACAGAGCGAGCAGCGCAACAGCGTCATTCCGGAGGGCGTGGCTGGCGGGCGGGCGAGGTTCACGTAAAGTCCCTCATGAAGCAGGGCTTCCCACATGGCCGCGCCCCGCTCGAGATCCGGCATGATGACGGCGATGATGGCGGATTGCGGCTCCTCGGTCCCAAGCTTGAAGCCGAGCTGGCGAAGCCCGCCGTGAAGCCGCTTGCTATTTTCCCACAGATGGTCGCGCTTGTCCTTGGCGCCCATCAGCTTGCGGATCGATGTCGCTGCGGTTGCCACGACGCTCGGTGGCAGCGAGGCGGTGAAGACATAGGGGCGGCAGACCAGCCGCATGATCTCGAACTTGGGGTGGTTGGATACGCAGAAACCACCGACAGTGCCGACCGACTTTGAAAAGGTGCCGATCACGAAGTCGACCTGGTCAAGAACGCCCTGGGCCTCGGCGACGCCGCGGCCATGTTCGCCGATGAAACCCATCGAGTGGGCTTCGTCGACCAGCACCATGGCGCCATATTTTTTCGCAATTGGGACCATCTTGTCGAGCGGCGCGATGTCGCCGAGCATCGAATAAACGCCTTCCAGGACAACCAGCTTGCCGGCGTCCTCAGGGATTCGCGCCAGCCGCTTTTCCATCGCGTCGAGGTCGTTATGGCGAAACGGGACGACCTGGGCGTTGCCCATCGCGCAGCCGTCGTAGATCGACGCATGGCTGTCGATGTCGAGGACGATGTAGTCCTCCTTGCCCGCGATGGTCGAAATGATCCCGAGATTGGCCTGGTAGCCGGTGGAGAACACCATGGCATGATCCATGGCGTAGAAATCCTTGAGCGCTTCCTCGCAAGCCTTGTGCCCGGCATAAGTGCCGTTGAGGACCCGGCTTCCGGTCGTTCCCGACCCATACTCGTCGAGTGCCTGCTTGCCAGCAGCTATGACTTCGGGATCGAACGTCATGCCCATGTAATTGTAGGTGCCGAGCAGGATCGTGCGCTTGCCGTTGCAGATCGCGACGGTCGGCGAGACGACCTCTTCCATAACGAGTCCGAAGGGGTCGGTAAGTCCCGTTGCGAGCAGCTGCTCGCGGGTTTCAATTAGTGGGTCGAATTTCGAGAAGAGGTCGCTCACTTGCCCTCGCTGAGTTCGCCGACCGCATCGATGAGCTGGCCGACCGTCTCGATCTCGGCCTGCTGGTTCATGGTGATGAGGATGTCGAACTCGTCTTCGATGTTGGCAACGAAATCCAGGACGGTGAGGCTGTCCCACTCCAGGTCCTGTGCGAAGCGCGTGGCCTCAGTGACGGCGATGCCCTTTTTGTTATATGGTTCAATAAGCGCAATGATTTTGCGCGCGTTGTCGTCACGGTCGGTCATGAGCGGGTGTCCTAGAGATGGACTGGCCGTTTCGCAATCGATTGGGGCGGTAAAGAGGCGAGGGGGAAAGCCATGGAGACGCTGGAAAAGCGGAAGTTTGGGGGCGATGCGATCCAAGCGATCCGCACCGCGAGCCAGGCGCATTACCATCTTTCGGCGATGGCTGACCGCAAGGCCAGCCTGCTGCTCGGCGCGTCGTTCGTCGTGCTCACGATCAGCGTCAGCCAAGCGACGCAGCGCGGCGGTGAGCTGCCACCGGCGATGCTTCTGCTGGGGATTACGGCTTTCCTGTCCGCACTCATCGCGGCAATCGCCGTGATGCCGGCAATCCACAGCGGCCCGGCCCAGCATGGGGAGCGCAATCTGATGTTCTTCGGCGGTTTCGCCGACATGAGCGAGAGGGAATATGTCGACGAGATGCTCGACAGGCTGGCCGACCAACCCCGCTTCCTCGAGATGGTCGCCCGCGACGTCTACCAGAATGGGCAGGTGCTCGCGCACAAGAAATATCGCTTGCTTCGCATTGCCTATTCGATCTTCATCGTCGGCCTGATCGCGAGCGTACTCGCGTTCGCGGTCAGCGGTATCCAGTGAGGTCGCCAGGATGAGTGAAGGCAAGTCCGCTATCGAGCCGTCAAAGGTTCCGCTAACGCCTGACGAGCGCCGTTTGCTTGGAATTGGCCATCCGGATTACGAATTCCCCAAGGAGGTCCACAACCTCCTGATGGCGGCCAACCAAACGAACATGACCCTGTCGGAAATGGCCGACTCCAAGGCTTCGATCCTGCTCGGTGCAAGTTTCGTTGTCTTCTCGCTCTCCATCGGCAGCATTGCCGAGGGCAAGATCAATTTCCCGATGCTGGTGCTGACGCTCTTCTCATTCATTGCGACGATCTTCGGAGTCCTCACCGTCAGGCCCAACCGGATGGTCAAGGCCAGGGTCCCGATACCGGGTAAGAAGGTCAATATCCTGTTCTTCGGAAGCTATATCGACTGCCCGCGCGAGGAATATGTCGACGAAGTGATGCGGGTATTGTCTTCCGAAGAAGAAACCTATCGCCGGCTGGCGCGAGATCTGTGGGACCATGGCCACGTCCTTCGCGACAACAAATATCGATGGCTCTACTGGAGCTTCACATTCTTCCTGTACGGAATGGTCGTCACCGCCGTTGCGCTGATTGTCCAGCTCGTCTTCCTGAACTAAAGCCAGCCTATCGCTTCATACCAGCGGGCCGTGTCGCGGATGCCAACCCGCGTGGCGATCCGCGGCGACCAGACCGATTTCGGGGCGGCCAGCTCGGGGCTGACAACCCAGTCGGGGTGACAGAAATAGCTCGCGCGATCGGGCGTCAGCTTGGCATTTCTGCCGCGAACGAGTCGATCGAGGCGGGCGGCAGCCCTGACAACCGCCGACGGGGCGGAAAAGATTTTAGCGTTCGTTCCAAAGGCTGAAGCGAGCAGCGACGCGAACTGGCGGTGCGTATAGCCGCCGGGATGGGCATCGTCTGGCTCGATTAGCATCTGTGCCGGAGCCGCCGGATCGGCGAGCGCGACCAGCAGTCGGGCGAGGTCATCGACGTGGATCAGAGAGAGCTTCCCCTCAGGCGGCATTAGCATCAGGCCGCGCTTTGCCATGCGGAAAAGCTCAAGGGTTTCGCGGTCGCCGGGCCCATAGACGGCAGGGGGCCTGACGATCACCCAATCCAGGCCGGATGCACGGACCAGATGCTCCGACCGTGCCTTGCTGGCGCCGTACTGCGAGAGTCTGGGCTCGCGAGCAGCGAGTGACGACACATGCACGAAGCGACGGACGGCGTTTCTTTTCGCTGCTTCGACGACATTGGCGGTGCCGCCGACATTGCCTGCCTCGAATCCGGCCATGTCGGGCGCATTGATCACCCCTGCAACGTGGACGATGGCGTCGGCACCGGCGCAGAGTCGGTCAAGACTCCCGGAATCCTCAAGCGAGCCGGAGATCCACGTCACGTCTTCGCGGCAAGCCTGCTCGCGACGAGTGAGCGCGTGCGCGGAGTGGCCCGATGCCACAACCTGATCGATCAGGCGCGTACCGACGAAGCCGGTTGCTCCGGTAATTGCCAGCTTTAGAGCGGCGACCAGGGCTTGGCCTCCTCGGCCTCGGCAGGCTTGTCTTCGACCGGGCCCTCGACGTGCTCGAGCAGGGCATCGAGCAACGGTTCCAGACCGATTCCGCCGGCGGCGCTGATCGGGTAGACCGGCATGCCGCTGGCCTCGCGCAGTTCGGCGGACAGGGCCTCGACCAGTTCCGCATCGATCGTGTCCATCTTATTGAGCGCAAGGACGACGGGCTTGTCCTCGAGACCCGCGCCATATGCTTCCAGCTCGCCGCGAACGACATTGTAGCTGGTGGCCACGTCCACATCGTTCGCATCGACAAGGTGCAGCAGCACCCGGCAGCGCTCGATATGACCGAGGAAGCGATCGCCGATCCCCGCACCTTCCGCCGCGCCCTCGATCAGGCCTGGAATGTCGGCGACGACGAATTCGCGTCCCTTGTGGCTGACGACACCGAGCTGTGGTCGCGTGGTGGTGAAAGCGTAGGCGCCGACCTTGGCGTTGGTGTTTGTGACGGCATTGATGAAAGTGGACTTTCCTGCGTTCGGAAGGCCCACCAGACCGACGTCGGCAAGCAATTTCAGGCGCAGCCAGACGTACATTTCCTCTCCTGGCCAACCGACCTGGTGCTGGCGCGGCGCGCGATTGGTCGAAGTCTTGTAACTCGCGTTGCCGCGGCCGCCATCGCCGCCCTTCAGGAAGGTCAGGCGCTGTCCGACCTTCGTTAGATCGGCAAGCAAGGTGCGCTCCTCGTCATCGGCGAGAATTTGCGTCCCAACCGGTACCTTGACGACCAGGTCTTCGCCCCCCGCGCCGGTCATGTTGCGGCCGGCGCCGCCCTTGCCGCGCGGGGCGCGGAAATGCTGGGTGTAACGAAAGTCGATCAGCGTGTTGAGGCCAGGCACCGCCTCGAAGACGATATCGCCGCCCTTGCCGCCGTTACCGCCATCCGGCCCGCCAAACTCGACAAACTTCTCGCGCCGGAAGCTGACCGCCCCCGGGCCCCCGGCGCCGGAGCGGATGAAAATCTTGGCCTGGTCGAGAAAATGCATCGGCTGCCTTTAGGCGAGCCTTTCGGGGATGGGAACCTGGGCTTGACGGCGGTGTGTTATATAAATAACACGGCGCGCAAGGGCAAGAATGGGGTTAGACTGATGCGTTCGAAACTATCATGGGCCGCTTCCGCGGCGCTCGTGCTGGCAGGCCCGGCGGCCGCACTTCCGGCCGATTTCAAGGCGAAGGCGGATGCCTTGCTGGCTGAATCTTTCCCTGCGGACGGTCCTGGCGCGATTGTGCTCGTGACGGAGAAAGGACGGGCTGCCTACGCGTCGGGCCGGGGCCTGGCCGACGTCGAAGCGGGCAAGCCACTGGACCCGGCGATGCCGATGAGGCTGGGCTCAATCACCAAGCAGTTCACGGCAGCCATGGTGCTGAAGCTCGCCGAAGAGGGCAGACTCTCGCTCGACGATCCACTTTCCAAATTCCTTCCGGATTATCCGCAACCGGGCGCTGCGGCGACCGTTCGGCAATTGCTCAACCACACCAGCGGCATTCGCAGCTACACCGGCATTCCCGGGGTGATGATCTCTCGCGCGGACAAGAAGCACAGCACGTCTGACATGATTGCGCTATTCAGGCACGCTCCGCCGGAGTTCGCCGCAGGCAAGGACTGGGCGTACAATAATTCGGGATACGTGCTGCTGGGCGCGATCATCGAACAGGTCACCCGCAAGCCCTGGTACGCCGCGCTCAATGAGGAGATCATTCGCCCGCTCGGTCTCAGATCGATCCGTTACGGCGGATTGGAGAATGGCGAGAAGGGAATCGCCAAACCGTACACCCGACAGGGCGACAAGGTCGTGCCCGCACTCCCGATCGACATGAGCTTTCCACATGCGGCGGGAGCATTGGTCGGCACGACCGCCGACCTTTCTGCCTGGGCGCGAGCACTCCACCAGGGCAAGGTGATCGGCAAGGCAAGCTATTCGCAGATGATCGCACCGACGAAGATCGGTGATCGCACTGTCCCCTATGGGTACGGGCTCGCTCCAGGGAAGGTGCGCGGCCGCAACCTCGTCGGCCATGATGGCGGCATTTACGGCTTCCAGACCGATGGGATCTACCTCCCAGCCGAAGATATCTATGTCGCGGTATTCGCCAATTCCGACCAGTCGGCTTCGGATCCGGAAATCGTCAGCCGAAAGCTGGCGGCTCTGGCGGTTGGCGATCCCTTTGAAGAACTGAAGGAAGCGCCACTCAACGCACAGGCGGTCGAACCGTTTCTCGGCGTTTACCGAACTGCGGATGCCGAGCGGACCTTCTTTCTGAAGAACGGCAAGCTGTTCACCAAGCGGAAGGGCAATTCGGCGCTGCCGGTGCTTCCGGCGGTGGGGAACCGCTTTTTCTACCCTGACAGCCTTACCTGGTTCGCGATCGAGCGGGGCGCGGATGGAATGCCGGTCATGCAGTTCCACACCGATGGCGAGCGAGCGGCGGTGCCGGCAGTCTATGCTGGTCCCGTTCCGCCGGAACCGGCAGCGGTCGCGCTACCCCGAGCCGATCTTGAGCGGTTGGCCGGGAATTATCAGGGACCGCTGCCGATCGTCGTCGGAATCGACGAGAAGGGCCAGCTGACGCTCAAGTTCGGGCCTCAACCAATCACGCACCTGATCGCCGAGAGCCCCACCATGTTCCGGGTCGAGGAAGTCGACGCCAAGGTCGAGTTCAAGCTGGACGGCGGAAAGGCCAGCGAGCTGCTGATCCACCAGGGCGGACGCGCGCTTCCAGCCAAGCGGAAGGACTAATCCGCGCCGACCAGCGCGCGAACCTGCGCAACCGCAATGTCGCGGACGGCGGCCGGGTCATCACCGGTGGCCGCGGCGATCTCGGGCCCGACAAGGCTGTCGCCGATGGCCAGCAGGACGAGGCCAAGGATTACCTGGTCCATCGCCCGCATGTCGCCCTCGGCGCGGAAGTCGGCGAGAATCGCCGCAACCGTGTCCGTGACGGGGGTCAGTGCCTCGCGCTGGCGGGTGAGCGCGATCCAGCCGATCAATTCGCCGACCTGCTCGGCCCGGAAGGCGTCGAACATGGCGTCGACGACGTCGCGCACCTGCGCTTCGCCGCGGCGCCGCTTGCCGATCGCGTCCCCGATCGATTGAGCGACCGTCGCCGCGATGCTTTCGGCCAGGGCGCGGTGAAGCCCGGCAGCCGAACCGAAATGGTGAAGGAGATTCGCATGGGTCCGGCCCACCCGGCCGGCGACGGCCTTGAGTGTCACCGCTGCCGCGCCTTCGTCGCGAAGCAACTGGCGGGCAGCCGCGATTGCGGCAGTCCGGCTCTCTTCCTGGCTCAACCGTTTACGAACTATTGACATTTATGTCAGCTAATCTCACGTTGCTGCCTCAACGTGGAGGAACATGGTGTCTGCCGCAAGCGTAGCGAATTCAGGCCGCAGCCCGGCCGACTTGACGATTACCCCACGCGACTTTCGATTCGGCCGCGACGAGAACACTGCGCGCTGGTGGCATGGCGGCAATCCGTACGCGAGCGCCCTTTATAATGCGCTCTCCGCGACATTCCCGAAGGGCGAGGCTTTTTTCATCGAGAGCGTCCGCCGATACATGACCCATGTTCCTGCCCGCCTCGGCGAGGAGATCAAGGCGTTCACCACCCAGGAAGTCATTCACAGCCGGGAACATGCCGCCTTCAATAAGCGGGCGATCGATGCAGGCTATGACCTCACCAAGCTTGATGCTCGAATCGACAAGCGGCTCGCGCTGATCAGGTCGAAGCCGCCGATCGCAGCTTTGGCGGCGACGATGGTGCTTGAGCATTTCACGGCCATCCTTGCTCACGAGTTGCTCGCCAACCCGAAACACCTAACGGGCGCCGACAAGGCGAGCGGCGACCTGTGGCGGTGGCATGCCGCCGAGGAGATCGAGCACAAAGGCGTCGCCTACGATACGTGGTTGGCGGCGACGAAGGACTGGCCGCGCTTCAAGCGCTGGTCCGTCAAGGCGAAGGTCATGTTGCTGGTCACCAGCCACTTCTTCCCGGATCGCTTGAGAGGTGCCGCCGAGCTATTGAGGCAGGACGGGATCACCGGCTTTCGCGCTTGGGCGGGGCTCATACGCTACGGCTTCTTTTCGCCGGGGATGTTCCGCAAGATTCTTGGGGCCTGGGCAAGCTTCTTCCTTCCCGGATTTCACCCCTGGAACCACGACGACCGCCATCTCATCGCCGGTTTCGACCTCGGCGGCGATTACGGTCAGACTCCGGCCAGGAAGGTGAGACGCGCCCGCGCGGCGGCCTAGGCCGCCAGCGCGCCTTCACCTTCTGCATCGGCGACGAGCCACTGCCGCATCAACACGGCTTCTGCCTCGTGACCTCGCGCGCAACTGAATTGCGGACCGCGGAGGCCTGTTGCCATGAAGCCGAGCTTTTCAAGCACCCGTCCGGACGCCGGATTGTCTACGAAATAAGAGGCGTCGAGCCGCTCGATTCCAATCGTTCGCGCGATCTCGATGAGCTGCCGGCCCGCCTCGGTCGCGTAGCCGCGGCCCCAATGGTCGCGCGCAATCCAGTACCCAAGGGCGATTGCGCCAGACGCCTTTCGAATCAGGCCGCAGGAGCCGACCAGTACGGGATCGCCGTCGGTTCGCGCGAACAGCAGGAAATTCGGGAGAATGGGGTCTTTCGGCGCTGCAAGAAACGCTTCCGCCTCCGCAAGCCCATAAGGCCACGGAGCGTTCGCCAGATTGCGGACGATCATCTCGTCGGCAATGGCTCTTGCCAATGCGGGCGCATCTTCGGCCCAGCCCGGACGAAGCAACAAACGTTCGGTACGTGCGAACACCGGCCTTCTCCTTTCCTCACGCAGCGCGCCGCTAACGGCTTTGCGTGACAGTTTCGGGAGAAGAAAAAAGGGAGAAGAGGGGGCTGCCCTCTTCTCCCTTTTTGGATTCCGGTTGTCCGGTTGTCCTGGGCTGCCCCTCCTCGGGAGCGGCCCTTTATCGACCGGTCCCTATTTTGCTGCTTGTGCCGCCATCATCTCAATGTGGACGTACTTGCGGCCAAGCTTGCCGTCGCGAAACGCGACGCGGCCATCACAAAGAGCAAAAAGCGTATGGTCCTTGCCCAGGCCGACGTTGTCGCCCGGGTACCACTTCGTGCCGCGCTGGCGCACGATGATGTTTCCGGCAGTGACGCTCTCGCCGCCGAACTTCTTCACGCCAAGGCGCTTCGATTCTGAATCGCGGCCGTTACGCGACGAGCCGCCAGCTTTCTTATGTGCCATCTTCTAGCTCTTACTTCTTTTTCGGGGTGGCCTTGGGAGCCGCCTTCTTGTCCGCAGCCTTAGCAGGTGCAGCATCCTTTGTCGACGCCTTGGGGGCGGCTTCCTTCTTGGCGGCGGGCTTTGCAGCCTTCTCCACCTTCGCGGGCGCAGCCTCGGCCTTCTTCTCTGCGGCCGGCTTAGCCTCCGCCTTCTTGGCGGCGCTCTTGCCGCCGATCGACACGATTTCGAGAATCGTGTGCTGCTGGCGATGGCCCTTCTTGCGGCGATAATTGTGGCGGCGGCGCTTCTTGAACACCGTCACCTTTTCACCCTTGGCCTGGGCCACGATCTTCGCCGCGACGGTAAGGCCGCCGGTCGACTTGAGGTCACCGCCGTCGCCGGCGAGCAGCACGTCGGTGAGGTCGATGTTGTCGCCAGCCTCGCCGGCCAGCTTCTCGACGACGATCTTGTCTCCCGGGGCAACGCGATATTGCTTGCCGCCCGTGCGCACGATTGCGAACATTGGCCTCTTCTCTTCGATATGAAACTAGCCGCCCGGACATAAGCCCGCGCGGAAAGCGTGCCGCCTAAGCGGCGGGCGCGGCGAAGTCAACCGCCTGGGGGCCTAATGGCGGTGGTGGGGCTTGAGCTTGTAGCGGCCCTTGGAAAAGCCTTCGAACAGGCCGTCGATTGCCGGGTGATCGACTTCGCCATTCTCTTCGTCCGCCACCAGGTTCTGCTGGCTGACGTAGGCGATGTAACTCGAATCCGAATTCTCGGCGAGCAGGTGGTAGAACGGCTGGTCCTTCGATGGCCGGATCTCCTCGGGGATCGCCTCGTACCAGTCGTCGGTATTGGCGAATTCCGGATCGACGTCGAAGATCACGCCGCGAAAATCGAGCAGACGATGGCGGACCACGTCGCCGATGCCGAATCGGGCGGCGGGGTAATCGTGATTCTCGTTGTGACGCTCAATAATCATGCCTTCCAATATGGCCATCGCGGCGGGCTAGGCAAGGCCGGATGCCGCTGCTAGAGGCGCGCGGGCAACGACCCCGGACAAGCGCCGGGCGAGCGATTCCGTCTCAAACGGACCTCTGCGGAGAGGTGGCTGAGTGGTCGAAAGCACCGCACTCGAAATGCGGCGTGCCGGCAACGGTACCGTGGGTTCGAATCCCACCCTCTCCGCCACTGTTCTCAACGGCAAGAAGCCACAGGAATAAGGGATCAACTCCGGCCGGCCTGATGGAACAGGCGCATGCCCGGATAGTCGACAATCAGGCGTCCATTAGCGAAAGCGTCGATTCCCAACAGCACCACCGGCTCATCGGGCTTGAAGCCCGACGCCTGAAAGACGGGAAGATCGGCGATCCGGACCTTCATCGAGGTCCGTGTAACGCTGCCCAAAGTCAGCTCCGGGACCGTTGTAGAGCGAACGTCCGCTGCCGAACCCGTCGCTCCGCCGACCGGCGCGCCGTCTTTCAAAACATCCTTCTTATCGAGACCGAGGAGTCTTGCCGCCGCCCAGTTCATGATCGTGCCCTTCGCGCCGGTGTCGAGGATTGCGCGCAATTCCTTGCCGTTGAGAGTTACTGGAACGACTGGAGCCCGCCCTTGCGAAAAAGTGAAAGGTATGGGGCTTGGAAATTGTCCGGTGACTGCAGGATCAAGAGTCGCCGACAGGCTCCACTTTCCGTTGGCCAGGTCCAGATCGACGACGTGCCCGGCCAGAACGTCAGCGCCCAGGATCCCGTCGACGCCTAGCTTGTCGACCGGGCTGGGAGGAAGCGCTGCGACGACGAGATTGGAATGTTGCTTGCCATCGACCGACAGGGACGAAACACGCAGCGTCGTGATGCCAACCTGGCCCGCGGCACCAGCCAATTGCGCAACATTGCCCTTCCCGAAGATTGCGGGCCGCTTCCGCACGAGATCGGGAGTGACTGCGGACGCGCTTGCTGCGGTATCGATGACGAACCGGAAGCCGTTTTGATCGTTGAGCGAAACTTCGGTCACCGGATGGCCCGAGTCCAGCAACTCGAGTGGCGCTGAAAGTGCCGGACACGCGGTTGCCATCGCTAGCGATCCAAGGATTATTCGAATCACGATTTTCCCCTGATTTCCTTTTGCGCCCGGACCGATGAAGTACGTTAGGGCGGAAGTCTCGCGAGCTTCGATCAATTTCTTCAAGCGTTCGCCCACCGGATAAACCGGCATTTCGGATCGACGAGTGTATGAACCGTTGGCGCAAGCTGTTGTGGCGACTTTCGCTCTCGGGCTCAGGCCATGAGCGCGAGCAGGGCGAAGCTCGCGAGCCAATGCTCGCCCATATAGTCGCCGCTGACATGGGGCAGAGCAGCGTCGAGATGGCGATCGGCCGCCTCACGCGCAACGGCCGCCTCGCCGCCGGAAAGCTTTGAGCCGAGGCTTCGCCAGGCCCACGCTCGGCTGAGGTTAAGGCCATCGAGATGGGCGATCTTGCCGTCGCTCCTGTCGCTGACGCTGGCTGGTACGAAAAGCGTCGCTGGTTCACGGTCGGCGATGCGCGGCAGGAAACCACGGAACCAGGTCGCGAACTCCTCGTCAGGAAGCACCCGGGACATGCACAGCGCCTCGGTCAGCGCCGTCGAGAGGAATTCGTCGCCGCCCGGTTCCCAAGCCTGGCAATCGCGGTCGCCGCAGAACTTCTCAATCGCCCACAAGCGAATGGCCCGCGCCAGCGATGGGTCGAACTTGTCCGCCCATTCCAGCGCCAGGATCAGCGC
The window above is part of the Sphingomonas sp. HDW15A genome. Proteins encoded here:
- a CDS encoding NAD-dependent epimerase/dehydratase family protein — protein: MTGATGFVGTRLIDQVVASGHSAHALTRREQACREDVTWISGSLEDSGSLDRLCAGADAIVHVAGVINAPDMAGFEAGNVGGTANVVEAAKRNAVRRFVHVSSLAAREPRLSQYGASKARSEHLVRASGLDWVIVRPPAVYGPGDRETLELFRMAKRGLMLMPPEGKLSLIHVDDLARLLVALADPAAPAQMLIEPDDAHPGGYTHRQFASLLASAFGTNAKIFSAPSAVVRAAARLDRLVRGRNAKLTPDRASYFCHPDWVVSPELAAPKSVWSPRIATRVGIRDTARWYEAIGWL
- the hspQ gene encoding heat shock protein HspQ gives rise to the protein MAILEGMIIERHNENHDYPAARFGIGDVVRHRLLDFRGVIFDVDPEFANTDDWYEAIPEEIRPSKDQPFYHLLAENSDSSYIAYVSQQNLVADEENGEVDHPAIDGLFEGFSKGRYKLKPHHRH
- a CDS encoding serine hydrolase encodes the protein MRSKLSWAASAALVLAGPAAALPADFKAKADALLAESFPADGPGAIVLVTEKGRAAYASGRGLADVEAGKPLDPAMPMRLGSITKQFTAAMVLKLAEEGRLSLDDPLSKFLPDYPQPGAAATVRQLLNHTSGIRSYTGIPGVMISRADKKHSTSDMIALFRHAPPEFAAGKDWAYNNSGYVLLGAIIEQVTRKPWYAALNEEIIRPLGLRSIRYGGLENGEKGIAKPYTRQGDKVVPALPIDMSFPHAAGALVGTTADLSAWARALHQGKVIGKASYSQMIAPTKIGDRTVPYGYGLAPGKVRGRNLVGHDGGIYGFQTDGIYLPAEDIYVAVFANSDQSASDPEIVSRKLAALAVGDPFEELKEAPLNAQAVEPFLGVYRTADAERTFFLKNGKLFTKRKGNSALPVLPAVGNRFFYPDSLTWFAIERGADGMPVMQFHTDGERAAVPAVYAGPVPPEPAAVALPRADLERLAGNYQGPLPIVVGIDEKGQLTLKFGPQPITHLIAESPTMFRVEEVDAKVEFKLDGGKASELLIHQGGRALPAKRKD
- the obgE gene encoding GTPase ObgE, whose product is MHFLDQAKIFIRSGAGGPGAVSFRREKFVEFGGPDGGNGGKGGDIVFEAVPGLNTLIDFRYTQHFRAPRGKGGAGRNMTGAGGEDLVVKVPVGTQILADDEERTLLADLTKVGQRLTFLKGGDGGRGNASYKTSTNRAPRQHQVGWPGEEMYVWLRLKLLADVGLVGLPNAGKSTFINAVTNTNAKVGAYAFTTTRPQLGVVSHKGREFVVADIPGLIEGAAEGAGIGDRFLGHIERCRVLLHLVDANDVDVATSYNVVRGELEAYGAGLEDKPVVLALNKMDTIDAELVEALSAELREASGMPVYPISAAGGIGLEPLLDALLEHVEGPVEDKPAEAEEAKPWSPL
- a CDS encoding acyl carrier protein, whose translation is MTDRDDNARKIIALIEPYNKKGIAVTEATRFAQDLEWDSLTVLDFVANIEDEFDILITMNQQAEIETVGQLIDAVGELSEGK
- the rpmA gene encoding 50S ribosomal protein L27, which codes for MAHKKAGGSSRNGRDSESKRLGVKKFGGESVTAGNIIVRQRGTKWYPGDNVGLGKDHTLFALCDGRVAFRDGKLGRKYVHIEMMAAQAAK
- a CDS encoding TetR family transcriptional regulator is translated as MSIVRKRLSQEESRTAAIAAARQLLRDEGAAAVTLKAVAGRVGRTHANLLHHFGSAAGLHRALAESIAATVAQSIGDAIGKRRRGEAQVRDVVDAMFDAFRAEQVGELIGWIALTRQREALTPVTDTVAAILADFRAEGDMRAMDQVILGLVLLAIGDSLVGPEIAAATGDDPAAVRDIAVAQVRALVGAD
- a CDS encoding Pycsar system effector family protein; amino-acid sequence: METLEKRKFGGDAIQAIRTASQAHYHLSAMADRKASLLLGASFVVLTISVSQATQRGGELPPAMLLLGITAFLSALIAAIAVMPAIHSGPAQHGERNLMFFGGFADMSEREYVDEMLDRLADQPRFLEMVARDVYQNGQVLAHKKYRLLRIAYSIFIVGLIASVLAFAVSGIQ
- a CDS encoding GNAT family N-acetyltransferase is translated as MFARTERLLLRPGWAEDAPALARAIADEMIVRNLANAPWPYGLAEAEAFLAAPKDPILPNFLLFARTDGDPVLVGSCGLIRKASGAIALGYWIARDHWGRGYATEAGRQLIEIARTIGIERLDASYFVDNPASGRVLEKLGFMATGLRGPQFSCARGHEAEAVLMRQWLVADAEGEGALAA
- the rplU gene encoding 50S ribosomal protein L21, encoding MFAIVRTGGKQYRVAPGDKIVVEKLAGEAGDNIDLTDVLLAGDGGDLKSTGGLTVAAKIVAQAKGEKVTVFKKRRRHNYRRKKGHRQQHTILEIVSIGGKSAAKKAEAKPAAEKKAEAAPAKVEKAAKPAAKKEAAPKASTKDAAPAKAADKKAAPKATPKKK
- a CDS encoding metal-dependent hydrolase codes for the protein MVSAASVANSGRSPADLTITPRDFRFGRDENTARWWHGGNPYASALYNALSATFPKGEAFFIESVRRYMTHVPARLGEEIKAFTTQEVIHSREHAAFNKRAIDAGYDLTKLDARIDKRLALIRSKPPIAALAATMVLEHFTAILAHELLANPKHLTGADKASGDLWRWHAAEEIEHKGVAYDTWLAATKDWPRFKRWSVKAKVMLLVTSHFFPDRLRGAAELLRQDGITGFRAWAGLIRYGFFSPGMFRKILGAWASFFLPGFHPWNHDDRHLIAGFDLGGDYGQTPARKVRRARAAA
- a CDS encoding aminotransferase class I/II-fold pyridoxal phosphate-dependent enzyme encodes the protein MSDLFSKFDPLIETREQLLATGLTDPFGLVMEEVVSPTVAICNGKRTILLGTYNYMGMTFDPEVIAAGKQALDEYGSGTTGSRVLNGTYAGHKACEEALKDFYAMDHAMVFSTGYQANLGIISTIAGKEDYIVLDIDSHASIYDGCAMGNAQVVPFRHNDLDAMEKRLARIPEDAGKLVVLEGVYSMLGDIAPLDKMVPIAKKYGAMVLVDEAHSMGFIGEHGRGVAEAQGVLDQVDFVIGTFSKSVGTVGGFCVSNHPKFEIMRLVCRPYVFTASLPPSVVATAATSIRKLMGAKDKRDHLWENSKRLHGGLRQLGFKLGTEEPQSAIIAVIMPDLERGAAMWEALLHEGLYVNLARPPATPSGMTLLRCSLCAEHSTEQVGEILGMFERAGRATGCIS
- a CDS encoding Pycsar system effector family protein, producing the protein MSEGKSAIEPSKVPLTPDERRLLGIGHPDYEFPKEVHNLLMAANQTNMTLSEMADSKASILLGASFVVFSLSIGSIAEGKINFPMLVLTLFSFIATIFGVLTVRPNRMVKARVPIPGKKVNILFFGSYIDCPREEYVDEVMRVLSSEEETYRRLARDLWDHGHVLRDNKYRWLYWSFTFFLYGMVVTAVALIVQLVFLN